One genomic segment of Manis javanica isolate MJ-LG chromosome 7, MJ_LKY, whole genome shotgun sequence includes these proteins:
- the GALNT3 gene encoding polypeptide N-acetylgalactosaminyltransferase 3 isoform X2, with translation MAHLKRLAKLHLKRYYHKKFWKLGAVIFFFIIFLILMQREVSVQYSKEELRMERNMKNKNKVFDLMLEAVNNIKDAMPKMQIGAPVRQNIDAGERPCLQGYYTAAELKPVLDRPPQDANAPGASGKAFKTTNLSVEEQKEKERGEAKHCFNAFASDRISLHRDLGPDTRPPECIEQKFKRCPPLPTTSVIIVFHNEAWSTLLRTVHSVLYSSPAILLKEIILVDDASVDEYLHDKLEEYIKQFSIVKIVRQRERKGLITARLLGATVATGETLTFLDAHCECFYGWLEPLLARIAENHTAVVSPDIASIDMNTFEFNKPSPYGSNHNRGNFDWSLSFGWESLPDHERQRRKDETYPINKSPHTFPKGTQVIARNQVRLAEVWMDEYKEIFYRRNTDAAKIVKQKSFGDLSKRFEIRQRLQCKNFTWYLKNIYPEVYVPDLSPVVSGYIKSFGQPLCLDVGENNQGGKPLILYTCHGLGGNQYFEYSAQHEIRHNIQKELCLHAVQGFVQLKTCTYKGHKTIATGEQLWEMQKGQLLYNPFFNMCLSASGEHPSLASCSPSDPLQKWIFNQND, from the exons ATGGCTCACTTAAAGCGACTAGCAAAACTACATCTTAAAAGATATTACCATAAAAAGTTCTGGAAGCTTGGtgcagtaatttttttctttatcatattTTTGATTTTAATGCAAAGAGAAGTAAGTGTTCAATATTCCAAGGAGGAATTGAGGAtggaaagaaacatgaaaaacaaaaacaaggtgtTTGATTTAATGCTAGAAGCTGTCAACAATATTAAAGATGCAATGCCAAAAATGCAAATAGGAGCACCTGTTAGGCAAAACATTGATGCTGGTGAGAGACCCTGTTTGCAAGGATATTATACGGCAGCAGAATTGAAACCCGTTCTTGATCGCCCACCTCAGGATGCTAATGCACCCGGTGCTTCTGGTAAAGCATTCAAGACAACCAATTTAAGTGTtgaagagcagaaggaaaaagaacGTGGAGAAGCAAAACACTGTTTTAATGCTTTTGCAAGTGACAGAATCTCTTTGCACCGAGATCTTGGACCAGACACTCGACCTCCTGA ATGTATTGAACAAAAATTTAAGCGATGTCCTCCCTTGCCCACCACCAGTGTCATAATAGTCTTTCATAATGAAGCATGGTCCACGCTGCTTAGAACTGTCCACAGTGTGCTTTATTCTTCACCTGCCATTCTGCTGAAAGAAATCATTTTGGTGGACGATGCTAGTGTAGATG agtACTTACATGATAAACTAGaggaatatataaaacaattttctaTAGTGAAGATAGtcagacaaagagagagaaaaggtctgATCACTGCACGGTTGCTAGGAGCAACGGTAGCAACCGGTGAAACACTCACATTTTTAGATGCTCACT GTGAGTGTTTCTATGGTTGGTTAGAGCCTCTGCTGGCCAGGATAGCCGAGAACCACACCGCCGTCGTGAGTCCAGACATTGCATCCATAGATATGAACACGTTTGAATTCAACAAACCTTCTCCTTATGGAAGTAACCATAACCGTGGAAATTTTGACTGGAGCCTTTCATTCGGCTGGGAATCCCTTCCTGATCATGAGAGGCAACGGAGGAAAGATGAGACCTACCCAATTAA CAAAAGCCCTCATACGTTTCCAAAAGGCACTCAGGTGATTGCTCGCAACCAAGTTCGCCTTGCAGAAGTCTGGATGGATgaatataaggaaatattttatagGAGAAACACAGATGCAGCAAAAATTGTTAAGCAA AAATCATTTGGTGATCTTTCAAAAAGATTTGAAATAAGACAACGCCTTCAATGTAAAAATTTTACATGgtatctgaaaaatatttatccaGAAGTGTATGTGCCAGACCTTAGTCCTGTTGTATCTGGATAT ATTAAAAGCTTTGGCCAGCCTCTCTGTCTGGATGTCGGAGAAAATAATCAAGGAGGCAAGCCATTAATTTTGTATACGTGTCATGGACTTGGGGGAAACCAG TACTTTGAGTACTCGGCTCAACATGAAATTCGGCATAACATCCAGAAAGAATTATGTCTTCATGCTGTTCAGGGTTTCGTTCAGCTGAAAACATGTACCTACAAAGGTCACAAGACAATTGCCACTGGAGAACAGCTGTGGGAGATGCAGAAG GGTCAACTTCTCTATAATCCGTTCTTTAACATGTGCCTTTCAGCAAGTGGAGAGCATCCGAGCTTAGCGTCTTGCAGTCCGTCAGATCCACTCCAAAAATGGATTTTTAACCAAAATGATTAA
- the GALNT3 gene encoding polypeptide N-acetylgalactosaminyltransferase 3 isoform X1: MAHLKRLAKLHLKRYYHKKFWKLGAVIFFFIIFLILMQREVSVQYSKEELRMERNMKNKNKVFDLMLEAVNNIKDAMPKMQIGAPVRQNIDAGERPCLQGYYTAAELKPVLDRPPQDANAPGASGKAFKTTNLSVEEQKEKERGEAKHCFNAFASDRISLHRDLGPDTRPPECIEQKFKRCPPLPTTSVIIVFHNEAWSTLLRTVHSVLYSSPAILLKEIILVDDASVDEYLHDKLEEYIKQFSIVKIVRQRERKGLITARLLGATVATGETLTFLDAHCECFYGWLEPLLARIAENHTAVVSPDIASIDMNTFEFNKPSPYGSNHNRGNFDWSLSFGWESLPDHERQRRKDETYPIKTPTFAGGLFSISKEYFEYIGTYDEEMEIWGGENIEMSFRVWQCGGQLEIMPCSVVGHVFRSKSPHTFPKGTQVIARNQVRLAEVWMDEYKEIFYRRNTDAAKIVKQKSFGDLSKRFEIRQRLQCKNFTWYLKNIYPEVYVPDLSPVVSGYIKSFGQPLCLDVGENNQGGKPLILYTCHGLGGNQYFEYSAQHEIRHNIQKELCLHAVQGFVQLKTCTYKGHKTIATGEQLWEMQKGQLLYNPFFNMCLSASGEHPSLASCSPSDPLQKWIFNQND, from the exons ATGGCTCACTTAAAGCGACTAGCAAAACTACATCTTAAAAGATATTACCATAAAAAGTTCTGGAAGCTTGGtgcagtaatttttttctttatcatattTTTGATTTTAATGCAAAGAGAAGTAAGTGTTCAATATTCCAAGGAGGAATTGAGGAtggaaagaaacatgaaaaacaaaaacaaggtgtTTGATTTAATGCTAGAAGCTGTCAACAATATTAAAGATGCAATGCCAAAAATGCAAATAGGAGCACCTGTTAGGCAAAACATTGATGCTGGTGAGAGACCCTGTTTGCAAGGATATTATACGGCAGCAGAATTGAAACCCGTTCTTGATCGCCCACCTCAGGATGCTAATGCACCCGGTGCTTCTGGTAAAGCATTCAAGACAACCAATTTAAGTGTtgaagagcagaaggaaaaagaacGTGGAGAAGCAAAACACTGTTTTAATGCTTTTGCAAGTGACAGAATCTCTTTGCACCGAGATCTTGGACCAGACACTCGACCTCCTGA ATGTATTGAACAAAAATTTAAGCGATGTCCTCCCTTGCCCACCACCAGTGTCATAATAGTCTTTCATAATGAAGCATGGTCCACGCTGCTTAGAACTGTCCACAGTGTGCTTTATTCTTCACCTGCCATTCTGCTGAAAGAAATCATTTTGGTGGACGATGCTAGTGTAGATG agtACTTACATGATAAACTAGaggaatatataaaacaattttctaTAGTGAAGATAGtcagacaaagagagagaaaaggtctgATCACTGCACGGTTGCTAGGAGCAACGGTAGCAACCGGTGAAACACTCACATTTTTAGATGCTCACT GTGAGTGTTTCTATGGTTGGTTAGAGCCTCTGCTGGCCAGGATAGCCGAGAACCACACCGCCGTCGTGAGTCCAGACATTGCATCCATAGATATGAACACGTTTGAATTCAACAAACCTTCTCCTTATGGAAGTAACCATAACCGTGGAAATTTTGACTGGAGCCTTTCATTCGGCTGGGAATCCCTTCCTGATCATGAGAGGCAACGGAGGAAAGATGAGACCTACCCAATTAA AACACCCACATTTGCAGGAGGCCTTTTTTCCatatcaaaagaatattttgaatatattggaACTTatgatgaagaaatggaaatctgGGGAGGTGAAAATATAGAAATGTCTTTCAGA GTGTGGCAATGTGGTGGGCAGTTGGAGATTATGCCTTGCTCTGTTGTTGGACATGTTTTTCGCAGCAAAAGCCCTCATACGTTTCCAAAAGGCACTCAGGTGATTGCTCGCAACCAAGTTCGCCTTGCAGAAGTCTGGATGGATgaatataaggaaatattttatagGAGAAACACAGATGCAGCAAAAATTGTTAAGCAA AAATCATTTGGTGATCTTTCAAAAAGATTTGAAATAAGACAACGCCTTCAATGTAAAAATTTTACATGgtatctgaaaaatatttatccaGAAGTGTATGTGCCAGACCTTAGTCCTGTTGTATCTGGATAT ATTAAAAGCTTTGGCCAGCCTCTCTGTCTGGATGTCGGAGAAAATAATCAAGGAGGCAAGCCATTAATTTTGTATACGTGTCATGGACTTGGGGGAAACCAG TACTTTGAGTACTCGGCTCAACATGAAATTCGGCATAACATCCAGAAAGAATTATGTCTTCATGCTGTTCAGGGTTTCGTTCAGCTGAAAACATGTACCTACAAAGGTCACAAGACAATTGCCACTGGAGAACAGCTGTGGGAGATGCAGAAG GGTCAACTTCTCTATAATCCGTTCTTTAACATGTGCCTTTCAGCAAGTGGAGAGCATCCGAGCTTAGCGTCTTGCAGTCCGTCAGATCCACTCCAAAAATGGATTTTTAACCAAAATGATTAA